In Janthinobacterium rivuli, a single genomic region encodes these proteins:
- a CDS encoding Glu/Leu/Phe/Val family dehydrogenase, whose product MTSKHALPSYLNPEDLGPWGVYLEQIDRVTPYLGNLSRWVETLKRPKRILTVDVPIERDDGTIAHYEGYRVQHNLSRGPGKGGVRFHQDVTLSEVMALSAWMTVKNAAVNVPYGGAKGGIRVDPKTLSRNELQRLTRRYTSEISMIIGPNKDIPAPDVNTNEQVMAWMMDSYAMIGGNMSTGVVTGKPISLGGSLGRRDATGRGVFVVGCDAAAKVGMSLEGAKVIVQGFGNVGGVAARMFAEAGSKVVAVQDHKTTVVHAGGLNIPQLLAHVAEVGSVEGFPGAEAFVPREDFWGIDCDILIPAALEQQITAERAQVIRAKIILEGANGPTLPAADDILTDRGVLIVPDVLANAGGVTVSYFEWAQNFSSFFWTEEEINSRLTRIMREAFDSVWQVSQEKKVSMRTATFILACTRVLQAREVRGLYP is encoded by the coding sequence ATGACCAGCAAGCACGCACTTCCTTCCTACCTCAATCCTGAAGACCTGGGCCCATGGGGCGTCTACCTCGAGCAGATCGACCGCGTTACGCCGTACCTGGGCAACCTGTCGCGCTGGGTGGAAACGCTGAAGCGTCCAAAGCGCATCCTGACGGTCGACGTGCCTATCGAGCGCGATGACGGCACCATTGCCCACTACGAAGGCTACCGCGTGCAGCACAATCTGTCGCGCGGTCCGGGCAAGGGCGGCGTGCGCTTCCACCAGGACGTGACCCTGTCGGAAGTGATGGCCCTGTCGGCCTGGATGACGGTCAAGAATGCAGCGGTCAACGTGCCATACGGCGGCGCCAAGGGCGGTATCCGTGTCGATCCGAAGACCCTGTCGCGCAACGAACTGCAACGCCTGACCCGCCGCTACACGAGCGAGATCAGCATGATCATCGGACCGAACAAGGATATCCCGGCGCCGGACGTCAACACGAATGAGCAAGTCATGGCGTGGATGATGGACAGCTACGCGATGATCGGCGGCAATATGTCGACCGGCGTGGTGACGGGTAAACCAATTTCGCTGGGCGGCAGCCTGGGTCGCCGCGACGCGACGGGCCGCGGCGTGTTCGTCGTCGGTTGCGATGCGGCCGCCAAGGTCGGCATGTCGCTCGAAGGCGCGAAAGTCATCGTGCAAGGTTTCGGCAACGTGGGCGGCGTCGCTGCACGCATGTTCGCTGAAGCCGGCTCGAAAGTGGTCGCGGTACAAGACCACAAGACCACCGTCGTGCATGCCGGCGGCTTGAACATCCCGCAATTGCTGGCACACGTGGCCGAAGTGGGCAGCGTCGAAGGCTTCCCGGGCGCCGAGGCATTCGTGCCACGCGAAGATTTCTGGGGCATCGATTGCGACATCCTGATCCCGGCCGCGCTGGAACAGCAAATCACGGCTGAACGCGCACAAGTCATCCGCGCCAAGATCATCCTGGAAGGCGCCAATGGCCCGACCCTGCCGGCAGCGGACGATATCCTGACCGACCGTGGTGTCTTGATCGTGCCGGACGTGCTGGCCAACGCCGGCGGCGTGACCGTCAGCTACTTCGAGTGGGCGCAGAACTTCTCGAGCTTCTTCTGGACGGAAGAAGAAATCAACAGCCGCCTGACCCGCATCATGCGCGAAGCGTTCGACTCGGTATGGCAAGTGTCGCAAGAGAAGAAAGTGTCGATGCGCACGGCCACCTTCATCCTGGCATGCACGCGCGTGCTGCAAGCTCGCGAAGTGCGCGGCTTGTATCCATAA
- the galE gene encoding UDP-glucose 4-epimerase GalE gives MSKKILVTGASGFIGSHTCVELLAAGFDVVAVDNLCNSAREAMARVECIAGKSVPFYEADVRDRVAMAAILREHAIDAVIHFAGLKAVGESVAQPLMYMDNNVSGTVALLEVLAAANVKRFVFSSSATVYGDPDALPILESSRLSVTNPYGRSKLMVEQILGDLVHADAQWQVGVLRYFNPVGAHASGLIGEDPAGIPNNLMPFIAQVAVGRRERLAVFGNDYATPDGTGVRDYIHVVDLALGHVAALNRLFATEGGFTVNLGTGHGYSVLDTVRAFEAASGRKVPYDIVPRRPGDIASCYASADKAKELLGWQAQKNIDDMCRDHWRWQHQNPQGYAA, from the coding sequence ATGTCCAAGAAAATACTCGTGACGGGCGCATCCGGTTTCATCGGTTCGCATACGTGTGTGGAATTGCTCGCTGCCGGCTTTGATGTCGTCGCGGTGGATAATCTGTGCAACAGCGCGCGCGAAGCGATGGCGCGCGTGGAGTGCATTGCCGGTAAAAGCGTGCCCTTCTATGAAGCGGACGTGCGCGACCGCGTGGCCATGGCCGCCATCCTGCGCGAGCACGCCATCGATGCCGTGATCCATTTCGCCGGCTTGAAGGCGGTGGGTGAATCCGTGGCGCAGCCGCTGATGTATATGGATAATAATGTGTCGGGTACCGTGGCCCTGCTGGAAGTGCTGGCGGCGGCGAACGTGAAGCGTTTTGTCTTCAGCTCGTCGGCCACCGTGTATGGCGATCCGGACGCCTTGCCGATCCTGGAATCGTCGCGCCTGTCCGTGACCAACCCGTATGGCCGCTCGAAGCTGATGGTCGAGCAGATCCTGGGGGATCTCGTGCATGCTGATGCTCAATGGCAGGTCGGCGTGCTGCGCTACTTTAATCCGGTCGGCGCGCATGCCAGCGGCTTGATCGGTGAAGATCCGGCCGGCATCCCGAACAACCTGATGCCCTTCATCGCCCAGGTGGCCGTGGGCCGCCGCGAGCGCCTGGCCGTGTTCGGCAACGACTACGCTACGCCGGATGGCACGGGCGTGCGCGACTACATTCACGTGGTCGACCTGGCGCTGGGTCATGTGGCCGCGCTGAACCGCCTGTTTGCCACCGAGGGCGGCTTTACCGTCAACCTGGGTACGGGCCACGGTTACAGCGTGCTCGACACCGTGCGCGCCTTCGAAGCGGCCAGCGGCCGCAAGGTGCCGTACGACATCGTGCCGCGCCGCCCCGGCGACATCGCCAGCTGCTACGCCTCGGCCGACAAGGCAAAGGAATTGCTGGGCTGGCAAGCACAGAAAAACATCGACGACATGTGCCGTGACCACTGGCGCTGGCAGCACCAGAATCCGCAAGGCTACGCAGCTTGA
- the trmB gene encoding tRNA (guanosine(46)-N7)-methyltransferase TrmB, with protein MMYDPTEHRIRSFVTRAGRLSVAQARALETLGPQFLLPFAKESMDFEQVFGRKAPVILEIGFGMGATTAHIAKAMPEKDFIGVEVHTPGVGSLLKLIGEESLTNLRLLQHDAVEVLTHMIPANSLAGIHVFFPDPWHKARHNKRRLIQSPFVKQLTERLAPGGYLHCATDWEDYAVQMLDVLGAEPQLRNSAEGYAPQPAYRPLTKFENRGLKLGHGVWDLVFIKK; from the coding sequence ATGATGTACGATCCGACCGAACACCGCATCCGCAGTTTCGTGACCCGCGCGGGACGACTTTCCGTGGCGCAGGCGCGCGCGCTCGAGACCCTTGGGCCGCAGTTCCTGCTGCCTTTCGCCAAGGAATCGATGGATTTCGAGCAGGTGTTCGGCCGCAAGGCGCCTGTCATCCTGGAAATCGGCTTCGGCATGGGCGCGACGACGGCGCATATCGCCAAAGCCATGCCGGAGAAGGATTTTATTGGCGTCGAAGTGCATACGCCCGGTGTCGGCAGCCTGTTGAAGCTGATCGGCGAAGAGTCGCTGACGAATCTGCGCCTGCTGCAGCACGATGCGGTGGAAGTGCTGACGCACATGATTCCCGCCAATTCGCTGGCTGGTATCCACGTTTTTTTCCCTGATCCATGGCACAAGGCGCGCCATAACAAGCGCCGCCTGATACAGTCGCCGTTCGTCAAGCAGTTGACCGAGCGCCTGGCGCCGGGCGGCTATCTGCATTGCGCCACCGACTGGGAAGATTACGCGGTGCAAATGCTGGACGTGCTGGGCGCCGAGCCGCAACTGCGCAATAGCGCTGAGGGCTACGCGCCGCAACCGGCGTATCGTCCGCTGACCAAATTTGAAAACCGTGGCTTGAAGCTGGGCCATGGCGTGTGGGATCTGGTGTTCATCAAGAAATAA
- a CDS encoding diacylglycerol kinase has product MKNQPFHKRMGFALQGLSAAFRMESSFRLQCLAALLVLLVLACYRPAMIWWALLLLNCGMVLAAELFNTALENLIDHLHPALHPSIKIAKDCAAGAVLILSISALCVFVAFLLENVVC; this is encoded by the coding sequence ATGAAAAACCAGCCTTTCCATAAACGCATGGGATTTGCCCTGCAAGGCTTGAGTGCCGCCTTCCGCATGGAATCGAGCTTCCGGCTGCAATGCCTTGCCGCCCTCCTGGTATTGCTTGTACTTGCCTGCTACCGGCCAGCGATGATCTGGTGGGCGTTGTTATTGCTTAACTGTGGCATGGTCCTCGCTGCGGAACTCTTCAACACCGCCCTCGAAAATTTGATTGATCACCTCCACCCGGCCCTCCATCCCAGTATCAAGATCGCCAAGGATTGCGCAGCAGGAGCCGTGCTCATTCTCAGTATCAGTGCCCTATGCGTCTTTGTTGCTTTTTTGCTTGAAAACGTTGTGTGCTAA
- a CDS encoding mannose-1-phosphate guanylyltransferase/mannose-6-phosphate isomerase — protein MTIPLLPVILCGGSGTRLWPLSRDAFPKQFLRLSTQGSMLQQTLQRLADIDNASPALLVCNESSRFIVAEQVREIGLEHSRLLLEPMRRNTAPAIASAALHAMENGEDPLLLVLPSDHVILDTPAFHRTIALARTAAEAGNLLTFGITPTGPETGYGYIRAEGAANGQVQRVLEFVEKPALALAEQYIANGDYFWNSGMFLFRASRYLEELERFQPAVLAACRAAIIVAKSDLDFIRLDKDAYAASPDIAVDYAVMERTSHASTIALDAGWNDIGSWKAVLDVAEKDADSNSAHGDVLIQDCNDCLVHSTSRLVTAIGMRNTVIVETADAVLVMDADQAQQTKTLVAQLVARERPEATMHREVFRPWGSYDSIGNGERFQVKRITVKPGAKLSLQMHHHRAEHWIVVSGTAQITNGDKEYLLTENQSTYIPLGVVHSLANPGKLPLELIEIQSGSYLGEDDIVRFEDRYGRV, from the coding sequence ATGACTATTCCCCTCCTACCGGTAATTCTTTGTGGTGGTTCCGGCACACGTTTATGGCCGCTTTCGCGCGATGCGTTCCCAAAGCAGTTTCTGCGCTTGTCGACCCAAGGCAGCATGCTGCAACAAACGCTGCAGCGCCTGGCAGACATCGACAACGCGTCGCCAGCACTGCTGGTATGCAACGAATCCTCGCGCTTCATTGTCGCGGAGCAAGTGCGTGAGATCGGCCTGGAACATAGCCGCCTGTTACTCGAACCCATGCGCCGCAATACGGCACCGGCGATCGCCTCGGCCGCCTTGCATGCAATGGAAAATGGCGAAGATCCGCTCCTGCTGGTGCTGCCATCGGACCACGTCATTCTGGATACCCCGGCGTTCCATCGGACCATCGCGCTGGCGCGTACTGCTGCAGAGGCAGGTAATTTGCTGACTTTCGGCATCACGCCAACGGGTCCAGAAACAGGATACGGCTATATTCGCGCCGAGGGCGCTGCAAACGGACAAGTCCAACGCGTACTTGAATTCGTGGAAAAGCCGGCCCTGGCGCTTGCGGAGCAATATATCGCCAACGGTGATTACTTCTGGAACAGCGGCATGTTCCTGTTCCGCGCCAGCCGCTACCTGGAAGAGCTGGAACGCTTTCAGCCCGCCGTCCTGGCGGCTTGCCGCGCTGCCATCATTGTCGCAAAGAGCGACCTCGACTTCATTCGCCTGGACAAGGATGCCTACGCTGCCAGCCCCGATATCGCCGTCGACTATGCGGTCATGGAACGCACCAGCCATGCCTCGACCATCGCCCTCGATGCGGGCTGGAATGATATTGGCTCCTGGAAAGCCGTACTCGACGTGGCGGAAAAAGATGCCGATAGCAATAGCGCCCATGGCGATGTGCTGATTCAGGATTGCAACGATTGCCTGGTACACAGCACTAGCCGCCTGGTCACCGCCATCGGCATGCGCAATACCGTGATCGTGGAAACGGCCGATGCCGTGCTGGTCATGGATGCGGACCAGGCACAACAAACAAAAACCTTGGTTGCGCAACTGGTCGCCAGGGAGCGCCCCGAGGCCACCATGCACCGTGAAGTTTTCCGTCCGTGGGGCTCCTATGATTCCATCGGCAATGGCGAGCGCTTCCAAGTCAAGCGGATCACTGTCAAGCCTGGCGCCAAGCTGTCATTGCAAATGCATCACCACCGCGCCGAGCACTGGATCGTGGTCTCCGGCACGGCGCAGATCACCAATGGGGACAAGGAATATTTGCTGACCGAGAACCAGTCCACGTATATTCCCCTCGGCGTGGTCCACTCCCTGGCCAACCCGGGCAAGCTACCGCTGGAATTGATTGAGATTCAATCGGGCAGCTACCTTGGGGAAGACGATATTGTCCGCTTTGAAGACCGCTACGGCCGCGTTTGA
- the wbaP gene encoding undecaprenyl-phosphate galactose phosphotransferase WbaP, translated as MAFWFAGKWTLDASDLNSFGLDSSRLLSYSLLSVVTVAIFKLKGHHAKRRPYSNEIKELLKVAMVMGLIDAALVFLDKRDSSREALLATWLLVPCCVLLLRGMVKYLLMKAGGWIRPMVIIGWGDNALQTARAFDEEALMGYRLIAFLIPEGQDRLEQHYVNRSKQVVPCIQLGENTEQTLRLLGDPHTVVALEQGGIDTYQSMIQQVSRCVANMQVVPAVRGLPLYGMEVNHFFAHEVLLLTMRNNLARPGLQLIKRCFDLAASICVLIVGSPILLWIAAKVMASGRPIFYGHKRVGQNGKHFLCYKFRTMAVNADVLLKELLERDPEARAEWDRDFKLKNDPRITSIGHFLRRTSLDELPQLWNVLKGEMSLVGPRPVVDAELERYGPQVDYYLEAKPGVTGLWQVSGRNDVSYDTRVYLDAWYVKNWSLFNDIVILLKTVKVIFKKDGAY; from the coding sequence ATGGCATTCTGGTTTGCCGGAAAATGGACGCTCGATGCCAGCGACTTGAACAGCTTTGGCCTGGATAGCTCACGCCTGCTCAGTTACAGTCTGCTATCCGTGGTTACTGTGGCTATCTTCAAACTGAAGGGGCATCATGCCAAACGCCGTCCTTATTCGAATGAAATCAAGGAACTCCTGAAGGTCGCCATGGTCATGGGTCTGATCGACGCTGCCCTGGTCTTCCTCGACAAGCGCGACTCCTCGCGCGAGGCACTGTTGGCCACCTGGCTGCTGGTGCCATGCTGTGTCTTGCTGCTGCGCGGCATGGTCAAATACCTGCTGATGAAAGCTGGCGGCTGGATACGCCCCATGGTCATCATCGGATGGGGTGACAATGCCTTGCAAACAGCGCGCGCCTTCGATGAGGAAGCGTTGATGGGATATCGCCTGATTGCGTTCCTGATACCGGAAGGCCAAGACCGCCTGGAACAACATTATGTGAACCGCAGCAAGCAAGTCGTGCCCTGCATTCAGCTAGGTGAAAACACGGAACAAACGCTCAGGTTGCTGGGCGACCCGCATACGGTTGTCGCCCTGGAACAAGGCGGTATCGACACTTATCAGAGCATGATCCAGCAAGTCAGCCGTTGCGTTGCCAATATGCAAGTTGTGCCAGCCGTACGCGGGCTCCCCTTGTACGGTATGGAGGTCAACCATTTCTTTGCACATGAAGTATTGCTGCTGACCATGCGCAACAACCTGGCACGGCCAGGCTTGCAACTGATTAAGCGCTGCTTTGATCTGGCGGCCTCGATCTGCGTGCTGATCGTCGGCTCCCCCATCTTGCTGTGGATCGCGGCCAAGGTCATGGCATCTGGCCGTCCCATCTTCTACGGCCACAAACGCGTGGGGCAGAATGGCAAGCATTTTCTCTGCTACAAATTCCGCACCATGGCCGTGAACGCCGACGTTTTGCTCAAGGAGTTACTGGAGCGCGATCCTGAAGCCCGTGCCGAATGGGACCGTGATTTCAAACTGAAGAACGACCCGCGCATCACCTCGATCGGCCACTTCCTGCGTCGGACCAGCCTCGATGAATTGCCGCAGCTATGGAACGTGCTGAAAGGCGAAATGAGCCTCGTCGGGCCGCGTCCCGTTGTCGATGCGGAACTGGAGCGTTACGGCCCCCAGGTAGACTATTATCTGGAAGCGAAACCCGGGGTCACTGGCCTGTGGCAAGTCAGCGGCAGGAACGACGTCAGCTATGATACGCGCGTTTATCTGGATGCCTGGTATGTCAAGAACTGGTCGTTATTCAATGACATCGTCATCCTGCTGAAAACAGTTAAAGTCATCTTCAAGAAAGATGGTGCGTACTAA
- a CDS encoding sulfatase-like hydrolase/transferase has product MSSPFILQEDRFFSLQSKKFVYFRCFLWMLLPSIIWSFAFGRVYICIEPLFFPYVEKRFKPWLSLLIKIVWFFIFLVSILANWNIRPNAYNFYFFTVMGNSPTPVLVTCFLFVAVMSFFIFSDIYRKSSLGFRKFALIIGIVLLVLKSAMSIFDVGPGFLRKTIITPSPFAIKTLFSDDISNEKIFLGKTTEPTFLNHIKGTEKTPQKMVLLVVESWGESHASLVSVKKRLQRDGVKVLASGFTDYHGSTMQGEIRELCSQYIKLDSSTNFSSVADNCAPTYMKNKGYEVFGVHGYQKMFYARDTVWKHLGIDNAYFQPDMQQLNTCPGPFAGICDEDMISYGIDLIRHKDKAFLYMLSLSSHEPIASSMLEAPTQYFRDIDAIGDSQIVARNAIGSMVTTLSTSADLGCTEAYIVGDHQPPSAVNSEQLPANQVPYMRMSFHCNE; this is encoded by the coding sequence ATGAGTTCACCTTTCATACTACAAGAAGATCGATTTTTTTCTCTTCAATCTAAAAAATTTGTATATTTCCGCTGTTTTTTATGGATGTTACTACCAAGTATTATCTGGAGTTTCGCATTCGGCAGGGTGTACATATGTATCGAACCGCTGTTTTTTCCTTATGTAGAAAAACGTTTCAAGCCCTGGCTATCCTTGCTGATAAAGATTGTCTGGTTTTTTATCTTTTTGGTTTCCATCCTGGCAAATTGGAATATCCGACCGAACGCCTACAATTTCTATTTCTTTACGGTGATGGGAAATTCTCCCACTCCAGTATTGGTTACATGTTTTTTATTTGTTGCTGTAATGTCGTTCTTTATTTTTTCCGACATATATAGAAAAAGCTCCCTGGGATTCAGGAAATTTGCATTAATTATCGGTATTGTCTTGCTTGTCTTAAAATCTGCCATGTCGATTTTTGATGTGGGACCTGGATTCCTGCGAAAAACCATCATCACGCCATCGCCATTTGCAATAAAGACATTGTTTTCTGATGATATCTCTAATGAAAAGATTTTTTTGGGAAAGACTACCGAACCGACGTTCTTAAACCATATCAAAGGTACTGAAAAGACGCCCCAAAAGATGGTTTTGTTGGTTGTGGAATCGTGGGGCGAAAGCCACGCCAGCTTGGTATCAGTTAAGAAAAGGCTGCAGCGGGATGGTGTCAAAGTGCTTGCTTCCGGCTTTACCGATTACCATGGTTCCACCATGCAGGGCGAGATACGCGAATTATGTTCCCAATATATAAAACTTGACTCCAGCACAAATTTTTCATCAGTTGCTGACAACTGCGCACCGACATACATGAAAAATAAAGGATATGAAGTTTTTGGCGTGCATGGTTATCAAAAAATGTTTTATGCCCGAGATACTGTCTGGAAGCACTTGGGAATCGATAATGCATACTTCCAACCTGACATGCAACAACTCAATACTTGCCCAGGACCATTTGCAGGAATCTGTGATGAGGATATGATTAGCTACGGAATTGACTTGATACGTCACAAAGATAAGGCATTTTTATATATGCTTTCTTTGTCCAGCCACGAACCAATCGCCTCATCCATGCTCGAAGCTCCAACCCAATATTTCCGAGATATCGATGCGATTGGAGACTCCCAAATTGTTGCACGCAATGCTATTGGCAGCATGGTAACAACCTTGAGCACCAGTGCTGATTTGGGTTGCACCGAAGCCTATATCGTCGGTGATCACCAACCCCCATCGGCGGTCAATAGCGAACAACTCCCGGCAAATCAGGTTCCATATATGCGGATGTCCTTTCATTGCAATGAGTAA
- a CDS encoding acyltransferase family protein — MNNNRLGNLDALRGLCAIFVFFQHALPSEFLGRGYFSEMPNFYVDLGRIGVGAFFLVSGYVIPFSIKKNSTLQSFWIGRLFRLWPAYIVSIIFALLFNVENSSMLGFFSIALNFTMLQQFFGVKNALGVYWTLQIELIFYFVISLMFLTKVIFDYKKVRAAFYISLVFTLVFSVIRFIFEIKLPVALPIALSLMFFATDLRFSRLKSEPISIFRASTLIIVLIVSCHFSYGANVGSDDNPYRFILAYFLAVSLFFFFEKCREVPRYLVFFGSISYSFYLMHPIVLSFFHSENLNFFSILIAFLFVVGVSTLSWWFIEKPFQRIGRNINNDIFASRTQKS; from the coding sequence TTGAATAATAATAGACTAGGTAATTTGGATGCTCTGAGAGGATTATGTGCTATTTTTGTTTTTTTCCAGCATGCGTTGCCATCGGAGTTTCTCGGAAGAGGATATTTTTCTGAGATGCCAAACTTCTATGTCGATCTGGGACGCATCGGCGTAGGCGCTTTTTTTCTTGTAAGTGGCTATGTGATACCGTTCAGCATCAAGAAAAATTCAACTTTGCAATCATTCTGGATTGGTCGTTTATTTAGATTATGGCCTGCATATATTGTTTCCATAATTTTTGCATTACTTTTTAACGTTGAAAATTCCTCCATGTTAGGATTTTTCTCCATCGCCTTGAATTTCACGATGTTGCAACAATTTTTTGGTGTGAAAAATGCTTTAGGCGTATATTGGACACTGCAAATAGAATTAATATTTTATTTTGTTATTTCCTTGATGTTCCTAACCAAGGTTATATTTGACTATAAAAAGGTGCGTGCGGCATTTTATATTTCATTGGTTTTTACATTGGTTTTTTCAGTTATAAGATTTATCTTTGAAATTAAACTTCCTGTGGCGCTACCCATTGCGCTATCTTTGATGTTCTTTGCTACTGACTTGCGTTTCTCAAGACTGAAATCTGAACCGATTTCTATTTTTAGAGCTTCCACTCTGATTATTGTGCTGATTGTTTCCTGCCACTTTTCTTACGGAGCAAATGTAGGATCTGATGATAATCCCTATAGATTCATATTGGCTTATTTTTTGGCAGTGTCTCTGTTTTTTTTCTTTGAGAAATGCCGCGAGGTTCCCCGCTATCTTGTGTTTTTTGGATCCATCAGCTATTCGTTTTATTTAATGCATCCGATTGTTTTAAGTTTTTTTCATAGCGAAAATTTAAATTTTTTTTCAATATTAATCGCTTTCTTATTTGTTGTTGGTGTTTCTACTCTTTCTTGGTGGTTTATAGAAAAACCTTTTCAAAGAATAGGTCGAAATATAAATAATGACATATTCGCGAGCCGTACACAAAAGTCTTGA
- a CDS encoding O-antigen ligase family protein yields the protein MNNDVSPSLKNHYAIQVLFFLGMIVVCLDVISIDLGNFKLKISYVWFPLYLILFAYFFDLRMRLDNVKISAIFILSFLPSVLFSSNLITSVAFYAGTCICLVIMFTFSKMVYLAPVKIIKLLFLFYRFSVMLTAAMVVMQIQYRGHFLLYEPSYYAVALIPYFCITFHRAFLYGFKISIIDLFFIFLAIFISQSVSMVLWIFICFVLTYISFGRVRLIYFAYFCAALLFFLLIAYFFDARTRKIIDGLYGLFSNPSSSLNLLVFVVGNRLQRVLVAYQAFTESPFFGVGLGTLKAYSSSNFNASDFIINGITAADFIVESTAANVFVEVGAEAGIIGFIGFMSILFFIHRKKNNYVVLAPFKIAFYVTMAALLIDSSYLRTYVWALYGIILGLSALEKERLQDGLFFRPS from the coding sequence ATGAATAATGACGTTTCCCCTAGCTTAAAAAACCATTATGCTATCCAAGTACTATTTTTTTTGGGAATGATTGTAGTCTGTTTGGATGTAATTAGTATAGACCTTGGGAATTTTAAATTAAAAATATCGTACGTTTGGTTTCCTCTTTATCTCATCCTCTTCGCTTATTTTTTTGATCTAAGAATGAGATTAGATAATGTTAAAATATCCGCTATTTTTATATTATCTTTTTTGCCATCAGTATTATTTTCAAGTAATCTTATAACCAGCGTAGCGTTTTATGCGGGAACATGCATTTGCCTAGTTATAATGTTTACTTTTTCTAAGATGGTGTATTTGGCCCCAGTCAAGATAATAAAATTACTATTTTTGTTTTATCGTTTCTCGGTGATGCTAACTGCCGCCATGGTAGTGATGCAAATTCAATATCGCGGTCATTTCTTGCTGTATGAGCCGTCTTATTATGCCGTGGCGTTGATTCCGTATTTTTGCATTACTTTTCATCGTGCATTTTTGTACGGTTTTAAAATTTCCATTATTGACTTGTTTTTTATTTTCTTGGCAATTTTTATATCTCAATCTGTATCCATGGTATTGTGGATTTTCATATGTTTTGTACTGACCTATATAAGTTTTGGTCGAGTACGTTTGATATATTTTGCATATTTTTGTGCCGCATTATTATTTTTTCTTCTCATTGCATATTTTTTTGATGCACGTACAAGAAAGATTATTGATGGATTATATGGTCTGTTTTCGAATCCGTCGAGTTCCTTGAATTTATTGGTTTTTGTGGTGGGAAATCGACTTCAAAGGGTATTGGTAGCATATCAAGCATTCACGGAAAGTCCCTTTTTTGGCGTGGGTTTGGGTACACTTAAGGCATATTCTTCCAGTAATTTCAATGCCAGTGATTTTATAATTAATGGAATTACTGCGGCCGATTTTATCGTTGAATCTACTGCGGCGAATGTCTTTGTCGAGGTTGGAGCTGAAGCCGGAATAATTGGGTTTATTGGTTTCATGTCTATTCTTTTCTTCATTCACCGGAAGAAAAATAATTATGTTGTTTTGGCACCCTTCAAGATAGCATTTTACGTAACCATGGCGGCGTTATTGATTGATTCAAGCTACTTACGTACTTATGTTTGGGCTTTGTACGGAATTATTTTAGGGCTGAGTGCTTTGGAGAAAGAAAGACTGCAGGACGGCCTGTTTTTTCGACCAAGTTAA